GAACAAGATGTACCAGCTCTTCAGCAGCTGCGCCGGCAACGTCGCGACGAGTCGTCCGGCGTCGGACACCCTCCCGCCCGGCGGCCGGAACGACGCGCTCGGAGGCACCGACATGATCACGGCCTTCTTGAACGGACTGTCCGGCATTGCGGCCAGCCCCGCACCGGCCATTGCGCCCCAGTCGTGTCCAATGATCACATCGCGGCCCGTCGGCCCGACCGCGTCGAGCACCCGCAGCGCATCGTCCATCAGCGCACCGATGTGAAAGCTGCCATCGGAGGGCAGCGACGACGGTGCGTAGCCCCGGTTGAACGGCGCGATCACCCGCCAGCCCGCATCTACCAGCAATGGCGCCACCTTGCGCCACCCATGCGCGGTGTCGGGAAAGCCATGCAGACACAACGCGATCGGCGCACCCTCAAGACCCCACGACAGCACACGCAGCTGCACCACAGGCGTCGCGACGTCGATGGTCTCGGGTTCGAGCATCAGACGGGTTCGAACTCCGAAATCAGCCAGCGGCCATCGACCTTGTCCAGTGTCACCCGCACGCTGGATGCCGTGTCGGTCGGAAGCTCCTGGCCGACGACCACCGTTTGGTTGACAAAGACCAGCACCACGGCGTGGGTCGGGTCGGCCGACACCGACGCAGCGGCCGGAACCGACGCGACGGCCGAAATCTGCTTCTGGGTCGCCCCCGGGATCACCACATCGTTGATCAGCGACGTGTACGAATCCTTGAACTCACCCGTCAACAGATCGCGAGCGGCGTTGAGTTGCTGCTCGACGGTATCCGGCTTGTACGACAGCATCTTGATGGTGCTGTCCTTGGCCGCATTCACCGAATCGAATGCCGGAGAAGGATTCTGCTCCGACGCAGCCGGTGGCACGGCCCCGTATTCGCTGGTGTTCAACTCCCACCGCGCGTAGCCCGCTGCCAGTGCCAGCAACAGCGCAATCGCCGGGAGCACGCCGAATGCGAAAACGCGCCCCCAATTGGTCTTCTTCTTTTCGGCTGTGGGCGCGTCTGCAGATTCCGCCGACTCCTCGGCAGATTCCGTTGATTCCTCGGTGGCAGAGGACTCCGTGTCGGTTACCTCGGCGTCCGTTGTCTCGGCGTCCGCCACCTCGGCGTCGGCCGGCGCGGCGTCGGCCGGCGCGGTGTCGGCCGGCGCGGTGTCCGCGACCTCGGCGGCAGCCGTGTCCTCCGTAGGTTGTTCAACGTTTTCGACGGGTTCCTTCCCGCGGCTGGCGGGCATCCGGTGTCTGCTGCTCACGGCACAAACTCCACGTTAGACACCTTTGCTTCGTCATTGACCTTCTGAACCGTCAGCCGCATGCGCCAGGCACGCGGCTCCTGTTGGGGCGCACCGACGTTCGAGGTGGTGACGGTGACCGCCACGAGTACCTGCGCTTCGTCGCGGGTTGCCGACTCCAGGCCCGCCTCGGCGATCGTCCCAACCGACTTCGACTGCGCCTGCTTCACCACCTGAACGAACGGTGCCGAGCGATTCTGGAAATCGTCGTAAAACGTTCCGGTCGCCGAATCGAGGACACGCTGCACGTCGGCCTCGGCGTTCTGCCAGTCGATCGTCGTCAGGTTGAGCGCGCCCTGCCTACCTACTTGCAGGAACAGTTGACGCTCCTTCTCGCCCTGATACGCCTGGTATCCGCGGTAGCCCGTCCAGCCGGCCAGCCCGGCGAGCAGAATGACCACGACGAGTCCTGCGATCGTCGCGAGCCGAACAGGCGACATCGGCGCCTTCGGGGACTTTGCGGCCTCCGCAGCTGCCGCCTCCTCGTCGTAGGACGCCGCGTCCTCTTCAGCCGCGTCCTCTTCAGCCGCGTCCTCTTCAGCCGCGTCCTCTTCGGCAGCGCTTTCTTCGATCTTGTCGACGATTGCGGCGTCCGACGCGATGGTCTCCTCCTGCGCGGCGGACTCCGGTTCGACGGCGTCGGATTGCCCCTCGGACGCCGAACCCTCGGTCAATTCCCGGTCGGGGGCAGCGTCGTCGTCTGCCATATCTGCTCCTTTGCGCCGCTTCAGGCCAGGTTGGGGTCGTCACACAAGCTGGCTACAACCTACGTGCAGGACACCATATCGTCGGCACCTGGCAGTGTTACGAGTCCAAAATGCCGAAATTCCCTTAATCAGACAAACAGTTTACTATTTCTGTTGTGCCGATCGATTTCGCCTACCGCAAGCCGCAGTTTCGGCTGGCTCCCACGCCAACCGGCGAATCGCAGCCGTTCTGGACCGGTGGCGAGCACGGCGAACTGTTGGTTTCGCGTTGCCGCAGGTGCATGCGCTTTTTTCATCCTCCCGGGCCAGCCTGCTGGCGCTGCCGCAGCACCGATGTGGCACCGGAACCGGTGTCCGGTAGAGCCAGGGTGGCCGCCTATACGTTCAACCGGCAGCCATGGATTCCGGGCTTCGACCCGCCCTACATAGTCGCGATGGTCGAACTCGATGACGAGCCCGACGTCCGCTTGATCACCAACGTCGTCGATGTGTCGGCCGATGACATTCACGTCGGCCTGCCCGTCGAGGTCTTCTTCGAGGAGTGGGGCGACGACGACAGCCGGGTGTGGCTGCCACTATTCCGGCCGATCACGGCTCACGCAGACCGCTCGAGATGAACCGCGCCAGCTCGTTGACGATCTCGTAGCGGTCGGGCACCTCTCCATCGGTCGCGTAGGTATTGCGTAGGAACGTAGCCGCGACTCCGACGAACAGCATCGCGAGCCGCAACTGCAGCGCGGGCGATGAATGCCGCAGGCCCTCGGCGGCGAAGTACCGGCCGATCGGCTCCACCATCGGCGCGAGCGTGTCGCTGACCCGTTCACGCAGACGTTCGACTTCGCCTTCACTCGAGTCACCGACCAACAGGTGCACCATGGCCCGGGCGATGGGTTGATTCGCCGACATGAAGTCGTAGAAGTCCGAGGCGAAGAGGCGGATCATCCGGTCGTGGCTCATGGACCTCAGTGCGGGATCGTCGAGCCAGCGCCGGTGGAGCCCGCCGACAGCTTCGAGCAGCGGGGTCGCGACGGCGTCGAAAAACAGCCGCTCCTTATTGTCGAAGTACCTGAAGATCAGCTCGTGCGACACCCCGGCACGTGTCGCGATCTCGCGTGTCGTGGCGCTGTATCCGCGTTCGGCGAACACCTCGCGGGCCGCCGCCTCAAGCAGCCCGGGAGCGCTGCCCCGCCGAACCCGTCGGCCTTGACCAGCCATACGTCAAATCCACAGATACATTCCGGCGAGAACCATCCACAAGATAATGCAGTACGCCTCGAATACGGCGCGTAGGACCGGCGGCGCGTGGCGCAGCTCCATGAAATCGAGGCCGACGAACCGCACCTTGACCAGTGCGAGCGCCAGTACGACGACGGCGACCGAGGAGCCGACTCCGTGTTCGGCGCCAACCGCCCACGACACGACGGTGACGGCCACGAGTCCCACCCACACATAGGTAGACCGGGCGTGCATAAGTGACAGGTTCATCGGTCAACTCACCAGGTAAAGCAACGGGAACAGGACGACCCACAACAAGTCGACGAGATGCCAAAAGCAACCACCGCCCTCGACGACTGCCATTCGGGTCGGACTCGACGCGGCGCTCCGGGCCTGCGTCACCAGCACGATGAGCACGACGATGCCGATCAACACGTGGAACAGATGCAGGCCAGTCAGGATGAAGAAGTAGAGGAAGAAGTTGTTCTCGGTTGGCACGTGCCCTGCCGAAACCTTGGCCGTGTACTCCACCGCCTTGAGCCCGACGAATGCGAGACCGCACAGCACAGCACCCGCGAGGAGCAGCTGCGTCGCCCGTGTCTGCGAACGACGGATCGCCCTGATCGCGGTGACGACGAAGAGTGAACTCGTCAACAGGATCAGGGTGTTGGTGAGTCCGATACCGATGCTCAGGGTGTGGCGCGACTCGTCGAAGAGCTCAGGCGCCAGCGAGCGCTGGTACATGAACGTCGCGAAGAAGACCCCGAATACGACCATGTCGCCGAAAAGGAAGACCCACACTCCCGGTTCGCCCGGCACGCGCCGTGCAGGAACCTCCGACACCTCGCTGCAGGCGACATGCTGCACAGCCGCCCGGTTCATGCGGCCGGTTCCCACTCCTGTGCTGCGGCCGCCCTCTCTCGTTCGGCGGCTTCGACATCGATGGATTTCAAGAGCATCACGGCGGTGACGATGATCCAGATGACGAACACGGTCAGCGGAATCCAGAAAGCGAACATCCCGTTCCACGCCAGCGGACCGGTCTTGAAAAGATAGATGGCACAACCCGGTACGCCAAGGGCCGCGTACCAGAGGTTGAAGTAGCCGAACCAGCGTGGGAAGCTCGGCACCGCCCGCTTGTCGATGAACACCGCGAACGCGACGATGATCACCTGCGTGATCAGCGGCCCAACCAGACCCACGAAGATGAACCAGAAGACGTCGTTGAGCGCCTGTGTCACGTCAGGGGCGCGCTCCGGACGAAATGCCGCGGCTGCGGCGAACAGCGCACACAGCGAAAACCCGAACGGGAACGTCACACTGAGCAGGATCTGGGTGACCGACATCGCGCCCCAGTAGCCCTCGATTCGACGGATCTGGCGCGAGAGCACCGCGAAGAACGGTGCGTAGAGATACGCGAAGAAGATCATCATCGCGAACCCGATCTGCATGCGCAGCTGGTT
The sequence above is drawn from the Mycobacterium gallinarum genome and encodes:
- a CDS encoding alpha/beta fold hydrolase, giving the protein MLEPETIDVATPVVQLRVLSWGLEGAPIALCLHGFPDTAHGWRKVAPLLVDAGWRVIAPFNRGYAPSSLPSDGSFHIGALMDDALRVLDAVGPTGRDVIIGHDWGAMAGAGLAAMPDSPFKKAVIMSVPPSASFRPPGGRVSDAGRLVATLPAQLLKSWYILFFQLPWLPERSTKWIVPRLWRKWSPGYRADEDVRYVESAIGAPDRWRAALGYYRAVIRNTKVPPQYAELHQHWLEAPKMPTLYLHGRDDGCATPDYARWVEKILPDGSEVAIVENAGHFLQLDQPDVVAKQILDFVE
- a CDS encoding Mce protein; the protein is MADDDAAPDRELTEGSASEGQSDAVEPESAAQEETIASDAAIVDKIEESAAEEDAAEEDAAEEDAAEEDAASYDEEAAAAEAAKSPKAPMSPVRLATIAGLVVVILLAGLAGWTGYRGYQAYQGEKERQLFLQVGRQGALNLTTIDWQNAEADVQRVLDSATGTFYDDFQNRSAPFVQVVKQAQSKSVGTIAEAGLESATRDEAQVLVAVTVTTSNVGAPQQEPRAWRMRLTVQKVNDEAKVSNVEFVP
- a CDS encoding Zn-ribbon domain-containing OB-fold protein, whose product is MPIDFAYRKPQFRLAPTPTGESQPFWTGGEHGELLVSRCRRCMRFFHPPGPACWRCRSTDVAPEPVSGRARVAAYTFNRQPWIPGFDPPYIVAMVELDDEPDVRLITNVVDVSADDIHVGLPVEVFFEEWGDDDSRVWLPLFRPITAHADRSR
- a CDS encoding TetR/AcrR family transcriptional regulator gives rise to the protein MAGQGRRVRRGSAPGLLEAAAREVFAERGYSATTREIATRAGVSHELIFRYFDNKERLFFDAVATPLLEAVGGLHRRWLDDPALRSMSHDRMIRLFASDFYDFMSANQPIARAMVHLLVGDSSEGEVERLRERVSDTLAPMVEPIGRYFAAEGLRHSSPALQLRLAMLFVGVAATFLRNTYATDGEVPDRYEIVNELARFISSGLREP
- a CDS encoding cytochrome C oxidase subunit IV family protein; this encodes MHARSTYVWVGLVAVTVVSWAVGAEHGVGSSVAVVVLALALVKVRFVGLDFMELRHAPPVLRAVFEAYCIILWMVLAGMYLWI
- a CDS encoding cytochrome c oxidase subunit 3 family protein, coding for MNRAAVQHVACSEVSEVPARRVPGEPGVWVFLFGDMVVFGVFFATFMYQRSLAPELFDESRHTLSIGIGLTNTLILLTSSLFVVTAIRAIRRSQTRATQLLLAGAVLCGLAFVGLKAVEYTAKVSAGHVPTENNFFLYFFILTGLHLFHVLIGIVVLIVLVTQARSAASSPTRMAVVEGGGCFWHLVDLLWVVLFPLLYLVS